The DNA sequence GTAGCCATCATTTTCATTTGGCTTGTATTGATAAGTGGTTGGGAATAAATGGATCGTGTCCGACTTGTAGGTATAAGATGCCAGTGAAGGGAAAGAGGGAGAGCAAAGATGAAGAAAGCAGTAATGATGGTGATATCGAGATAGAGGGAGATAGAGTCATGTTTGTTTTTCATGTTATCCTTAGAAGATATGAAAATTTTGGGCCATATATAACAGCGATATACGTATCAGACTTGGAAGTGCATAGACATTCCAATGCTGTGTTGATAGGTGATGGAGATAGCGATCACTTCGAAGCTAGAGAAGGCGATCAATCCGATCAATCTGAAGCTAGAGATGGTGAAGAATTCGAAGTTGGAGGCGATATATCTGAAGCTCGAGATATGATAACCGACaataattaatttgattatttttctttttttggaatcTTCT is a window from the Capsicum annuum cultivar UCD-10X-F1 unplaced genomic scaffold, UCD10Xv1.1 ctg70054, whole genome shotgun sequence genome containing:
- the LOC124894119 gene encoding E3 ubiquitin-protein ligase RNF13-like; translated protein: MPCSHHFHLACIDKWLGINGSCPTCRYKMPVKGKRESKDEESSNDGDIEIEGDRVMFVFHVILRRYENFGPYITAIYVSDLEVHRHSNAVLIGDGDSDHFEAREGDQSDQSEARDGEEFEVGGDISEARDMITDNN